A region from the Nitrospiraceae bacterium genome encodes:
- a CDS encoding phenylacetate--CoA ligase family protein, with amino-acid sequence MDLRANVTRSPANLRSLQDHLFRDAIIHAYSNVPFYRRVWDEAGVDVQAIRGIQDLDRIPIITAPLVRESAKRGELLARGVDPSSCTYLETSGSSGAALRIWKRPLEERVRRAVGLRIWFEHGFRWRHNTAQFQIKPGPSHVLQRFGISRKTWISTAQSIEDQLAQLLEAKADVVVGTATALRRIARASEAVQATLKRPRVVFCAGELVDAETRQLVTRVFGREPVGLYGQTEVGYIAWQCEHRGAFHVNADTHFIEVLRDGLPVHPGELGTIVVTDLRARTMPLIRYNTADLAIAASGGCSCGRQLPLMGSIEGRERASILLGDGRLLTTRQILDHLADTLRLGEYRLYQEGLKKFRLELTFHALVGHTRIENVEPDSNVHLILLGHLRKLLGEIDLSIRIVKPWPADGTGKTHAIFSRVNINEGSHRDTTGTAP; translated from the coding sequence ATGGATCTGAGGGCGAACGTCACACGCTCTCCCGCAAACCTCCGATCGTTGCAGGATCATTTGTTCCGTGACGCTATCATCCATGCCTATAGTAACGTCCCTTTTTACCGGCGTGTTTGGGACGAAGCGGGTGTAGATGTCCAAGCCATTCGAGGCATTCAAGATCTGGATCGAATTCCAATCATCACCGCTCCCCTGGTGCGAGAATCTGCAAAACGTGGTGAGTTGCTGGCGCGGGGAGTGGACCCCTCATCCTGCACCTATCTTGAGACCAGCGGTTCATCAGGTGCAGCACTACGGATTTGGAAACGGCCGCTCGAGGAACGGGTGCGAAGAGCCGTGGGATTGCGGATATGGTTTGAACACGGATTTCGTTGGCGCCATAACACGGCGCAATTTCAGATAAAGCCGGGTCCCTCTCACGTACTGCAGCGCTTCGGTATTTCCCGGAAGACGTGGATCTCAACGGCACAATCCATCGAGGACCAGTTGGCACAATTGTTAGAAGCAAAGGCGGATGTGGTGGTTGGCACGGCGACAGCCCTTCGCCGGATTGCGCGAGCGAGCGAAGCGGTTCAGGCCACACTTAAACGGCCACGGGTGGTGTTTTGCGCAGGAGAGCTGGTGGATGCCGAAACCCGTCAATTGGTCACCCGAGTCTTCGGCCGTGAACCGGTCGGGCTGTATGGCCAGACCGAGGTCGGGTATATCGCCTGGCAATGCGAACACCGTGGGGCGTTCCATGTGAATGCGGATACACATTTTATTGAAGTCTTGCGGGATGGGCTACCGGTCCATCCGGGCGAATTAGGGACCATTGTGGTGACAGATTTGCGTGCCCGGACAATGCCGCTGATACGGTACAACACGGCTGATCTTGCCATAGCAGCATCTGGTGGATGTTCCTGCGGTCGGCAATTGCCTTTGATGGGTTCAATTGAAGGGCGCGAACGAGCTTCAATTTTACTCGGAGATGGGCGTCTCCTTACGACCCGACAGATACTTGATCACCTCGCGGACACACTCCGCCTCGGAGAATACCGTCTTTACCAGGAAGGCCTAAAGAAGTTTCGGCTCGAGCTCACCTTCCACGCTCTCGTCGGCCATACAAGGATCGAGAACGTAGAACCCGATTCGAATGTCCATCTAATTCTTCTGGGTCATCTTCGCAAGCTCCTTGGAGAGATCGATCTTTCAATCAGGATTGTGAAGCCCTGGCCGGCAGATGGCACGGGCAAGACCCATGCAATCTTCTCGAGGGTCAATATCAATGAGGGTTCTCACAGAGACACCACGGGAACGGCGCCTTGA
- the asnB gene encoding asparagine synthase (glutamine-hydrolyzing), with protein MCGLCGVVYADSNRPVDRDMLHRMTNMMSHRGPDGDGYFVEPGIGLGFRRLSIIDLETGDQPISNEDHSVTVVCNGEIYNYKELRQDLEAAGHRFRTHSDVEVLVHLYEDYGVRCVDFLRGMFGFAIWDARHRRLMLARDRFGIKPLSYAIKPGALFFGSELKSILASGGINRQVDAGAMRELFAVGFVQAPQTLFCSIRRLPPAHYLLHENGKITIQRYWDLSFPSMGEEGLRRSSTEWAEAVREKLEESVRLHLRSDVPLGCYLSSGIDSSAMAGLMSRQISDPIHTFSAAFEDPLFNEIGPNRILTDFSGYNLRHHITTCRTADFDLLPEIIWHREDPNISSGGIPHMLLARMAAQQVKVVLTGEGSDEIFGGYPWYRVERLLEPFINLPLSLRQLIANIPFLRKKYSRSSRAFAAHAAMDRSRYIQIIDNASHRSSDDLFSDHLSNIHSSFTDSEPPCSLPKDFEGWSRFAQLQYLDINVRLSDFITRTLDAASMAYGLEARVPFLDHEFVELCSQIPSDLKMRGLQEKHILRRALEGVLPAEILKRKKRGLSAPFWPWHGRLPEFVADALSENRLHTKGYFNPHSVRHMLQQHQHGKANFGRELIGVLNIQIWDDLFVQGCRPS; from the coding sequence ATGTGCGGATTGTGCGGCGTGGTGTATGCCGATTCTAACAGGCCGGTCGATCGGGATATGCTTCATCGGATGACAAACATGATGTCCCATCGTGGACCGGATGGGGACGGGTACTTTGTTGAACCGGGCATTGGTCTCGGCTTCCGTCGACTGAGCATCATTGACTTGGAAACCGGCGATCAGCCCATCTCCAATGAGGATCACTCTGTCACCGTTGTATGCAATGGAGAGATCTACAACTACAAGGAATTGCGTCAAGATCTGGAGGCTGCAGGTCATCGTTTCAGGACACATTCGGATGTCGAAGTCCTTGTTCATTTGTACGAAGATTATGGGGTGCGTTGTGTGGATTTTCTGAGAGGCATGTTCGGCTTCGCTATCTGGGATGCCCGGCATCGCCGTCTCATGTTGGCCAGAGATCGGTTCGGTATCAAACCCCTCAGCTATGCCATCAAACCGGGTGCTCTGTTTTTTGGATCGGAGTTGAAGTCCATCCTAGCAAGCGGTGGTATTAACCGTCAGGTTGATGCCGGTGCCATGAGGGAGTTGTTTGCGGTCGGATTTGTTCAAGCGCCGCAAACCCTCTTCTGTTCAATACGTCGGCTCCCGCCCGCGCATTATCTTCTCCATGAAAACGGGAAGATCACGATTCAGCGTTATTGGGATCTCTCCTTTCCATCAATGGGAGAGGAAGGCTTACGACGAAGCTCCACGGAATGGGCCGAGGCGGTGCGGGAAAAATTGGAAGAGTCCGTTCGCCTCCACCTCCGAAGCGATGTGCCATTAGGGTGTTATTTAAGCAGTGGAATCGATTCAAGTGCCATGGCAGGCTTGATGAGCCGGCAAATCTCGGATCCTATCCACACCTTTTCTGCGGCGTTTGAAGACCCATTGTTTAATGAGATAGGTCCGAATAGGATTCTCACCGATTTCTCGGGCTACAATCTCCGCCATCACATCACCACCTGCAGAACCGCCGATTTTGATTTGTTGCCGGAGATAATTTGGCATCGTGAAGATCCCAATATCTCATCTGGGGGCATCCCTCATATGTTGCTCGCCAGGATGGCGGCGCAGCAGGTGAAAGTGGTCTTGACCGGAGAGGGCTCGGATGAAATATTCGGGGGCTACCCGTGGTACCGGGTTGAGCGGTTGCTTGAACCATTCATCAATCTTCCACTCAGTCTGCGTCAACTTATTGCAAACATCCCCTTCCTGAGGAAAAAATATTCTCGATCAAGCCGGGCATTCGCCGCCCATGCCGCAATGGACCGGTCTCGATACATCCAAATAATCGATAATGCCTCCCACCGAAGTTCCGATGATCTTTTTTCCGATCATCTTAGCAACATCCATTCTTCTTTCACCGATTCAGAACCGCCTTGCTCTCTTCCGAAAGATTTTGAAGGATGGAGTCGTTTTGCTCAATTACAATACTTGGATATCAATGTACGCCTTTCGGACTTCATTACAAGAACCCTGGATGCCGCCTCCATGGCTTATGGCCTGGAGGCACGCGTGCCATTCCTCGATCATGAATTTGTCGAATTATGCAGCCAGATTCCATCCGACTTGAAAATGAGAGGGCTACAGGAAAAGCATATTCTTCGACGGGCCCTGGAAGGTGTCTTGCCCGCTGAAATTCTGAAAAGAAAAAAAAGGGGCCTTTCCGCCCCATTTTGGCCATGGCATGGGCGTTTGCCGGAATTTGTTGCAGACGCTCTATCCGAAAACAGGCTCCACACCAAAGGGTATTTCAATCCTCATTCTGTTCGACACATGCTTCAGCAACATCAACACGGCAAGGCGAATTTTGGAAGAGAGTTAATCGGTGTCCTCAACATTCAAATATGGGATGACCTATTTGTCCAAGGGTGCCGTCCGTCGTGA
- a CDS encoding phenylacetate--CoA ligase family protein, with the protein MKCTSVLFSNSVSTLYSMLRHPHVGREKIAAFQNERVCRLVAHAYRHVPYYRGLFDRHGLKPRDIRTVKDLEAVPITSRSDLQALPVDEIVARNVNPGSLITRASSGSSGRPFIVRRTWLEERLHGAFRWRALHALGLRANDKICYVMGNWNIQREDQLIKRILGNLGMARRKVIDALQPPEDIVQALQKFKPTVVGGYPGVLARVAQTVNHDVLRSLGLHFVNPGGEVLTPLMRQQIQDGFSAPVYETYGSIEFYLLAWECPTTGEYHSCDDGLIIEVLRDGAPADEGERGELVGTDLHSFAMPLIRYQLGDVVTKGSQTCQCGQPFSTIRSIQGRMIDYFVLPGDRVVHPYELGVRKVSWIREFQVTQERLEFIVMKVVPFHTPSAREMAALVQPVMALLGSDVEFQVVLVDTIPREANGKFRVYRSHIRSAYDAFAWPDQKIIPPIVNDDC; encoded by the coding sequence GTGAAATGCACGAGTGTGTTGTTCTCCAACTCTGTTTCCACGCTCTATTCCATGCTTCGCCATCCGCATGTCGGACGGGAGAAGATCGCGGCCTTTCAAAACGAACGAGTGTGCAGGTTGGTCGCACATGCCTATCGCCATGTGCCCTATTACCGTGGGCTCTTTGATCGACATGGACTGAAACCCCGGGATATCCGAACGGTCAAGGATCTGGAGGCCGTGCCCATCACTTCCAGGAGTGATTTGCAAGCCTTGCCGGTCGATGAAATCGTTGCTCGGAATGTGAACCCGGGGTCTCTGATTACCCGCGCCTCCAGCGGGTCCTCCGGGCGACCATTTATTGTGCGCCGCACTTGGCTGGAGGAGCGCCTTCATGGAGCCTTTCGGTGGCGTGCGCTCCATGCATTGGGCCTCCGCGCGAACGACAAGATTTGTTATGTGATGGGGAACTGGAATATCCAGAGAGAGGACCAGCTCATCAAGCGGATCCTGGGCAACCTCGGGATGGCCCGGCGAAAGGTCATTGATGCCTTGCAGCCACCCGAGGACATTGTCCAGGCTCTGCAGAAGTTCAAGCCTACGGTCGTGGGGGGGTATCCCGGTGTGTTGGCCAGGGTCGCGCAGACTGTGAATCACGATGTCCTACGGTCCCTGGGACTCCACTTTGTGAATCCCGGTGGAGAAGTCCTGACGCCACTCATGCGCCAACAGATTCAAGACGGGTTTTCGGCGCCAGTCTATGAAACATATGGAAGTATTGAATTTTACCTTCTGGCCTGGGAATGCCCAACAACCGGGGAGTATCACTCATGTGACGATGGCTTAATTATCGAAGTGCTGCGGGATGGGGCCCCGGCGGATGAAGGAGAGAGGGGAGAGCTTGTTGGAACCGACTTGCATTCATTTGCGATGCCGTTGATCCGATACCAGCTTGGCGATGTCGTTACAAAGGGAAGCCAAACCTGTCAATGCGGACAACCGTTTTCCACAATTCGATCGATCCAGGGACGTATGATCGATTACTTCGTCCTTCCCGGTGACAGGGTTGTCCATCCCTATGAGTTGGGGGTCAGAAAGGTCTCCTGGATTCGAGAATTTCAGGTGACTCAGGAACGATTGGAATTCATCGTGATGAAAGTCGTCCCGTTTCATACACCCTCCGCTCGGGAGATGGCGGCGTTGGTTCAACCGGTGATGGCGTTGCTGGGATCGGACGTGGAGTTCCAAGTAGTGTTGGTGGACACAATCCCGAGGGAGGCAAATGGGAAATTTCGAGTGTATCGTTCCCATATTCGATCGGCGTATGACGCCTTTGCATGGCCGGATCAAAAAATAATTCCTCCTATAGTCAATGACGACTGCTAA
- a CDS encoding methyltransferase domain-containing protein, whose product MFSEYRAIFKKRGHLYHQAMTLYPSARAEEFLHIVRMGDMKDGDIVCDIPSGGGYLRHFVDRTMTLCHIETSEVFVDLCRANGVPHVLLSTLEDIPVETGAVDKIISLAALHHVDEKSRFFSEAFRMLRKGGTLTIADVQAGSAVSEFLDGFVNEHNTMGHKGTYITAKTQDEIERWGFTMRESSLIPFHWKFDSPQAMGRFSQLLFGIDKADRAQVVEGIRKHLGYNLDSHECRMNWELLFLNAKKT is encoded by the coding sequence ATGTTTTCGGAATATCGCGCAATTTTTAAAAAACGAGGCCATCTTTATCATCAAGCAATGACTCTGTACCCGAGCGCTCGTGCAGAAGAATTCCTTCATATCGTCCGTATGGGTGACATGAAAGATGGAGATATCGTTTGTGATATTCCCTCCGGCGGAGGGTACTTAAGGCATTTCGTGGATCGGACTATGACTCTTTGCCATATCGAAACCTCAGAGGTGTTTGTCGATCTCTGCAGAGCGAATGGCGTGCCCCACGTGTTGCTTTCAACCCTGGAGGATATTCCGGTCGAAACCGGGGCGGTGGATAAAATTATCAGCCTCGCGGCCTTGCACCATGTCGATGAAAAGAGCCGGTTTTTTTCAGAGGCTTTTCGAATGCTAAGAAAGGGAGGGACGCTTACTATTGCCGACGTGCAAGCGGGGTCGGCCGTTTCCGAATTTTTGGACGGTTTTGTCAACGAACACAATACAATGGGACACAAAGGGACTTATATCACCGCAAAAACTCAAGATGAGATCGAACGATGGGGATTTACTATGAGGGAGTCTTCGTTGATCCCCTTTCACTGGAAGTTTGATTCCCCCCAGGCCATGGGACGATTTTCTCAATTGTTGTTCGGGATCGATAAAGCAGACCGTGCCCAGGTCGTAGAGGGTATCCGAAAGCACCTGGGCTATAATCTCGATAGCCACGAGTGTCGTATGAATTGGGAGTTGTTATTCCTCAATGCAAAAAAGACCTAG
- a CDS encoding Glu/Leu/Phe/Val dehydrogenase, with product MGWVVVDSTVCGISRGGLRMSTNVSEAEVRGLARTMTLKCGFLRQPQGGAKAGVRFNPEAPLAERRQHLEAFGRAIAPLLINRIFIPGPDMGTNDTDIRAMLDAVGVKLKWRELRDTQSGQYTAVTVFISAKRAIQHLGLTLPRCTVAIEGFGKVGSALASLLDEANAKVVAISTERGAITNPHGLNVKQLNQLADRHGSRVVDYYPDAGRISCAQLFELPVDLLCPCATHHSLHADNAPRVLARLICPGANNPVTAEAEKILFERGLVYLPDFVANCGGILGSTMAFASMKREKIVSTMDLYFGDRVVWLLKEARLRQVSPREIAEPFARQRFEEIQRTAAHPSLRGKLVAAGVELYTRGWVPGALVAALAQPYFAKRLA from the coding sequence ATGGGTTGGGTCGTCGTTGATTCGACCGTGTGTGGCATCTCGCGAGGGGGGCTTCGCATGTCTACCAATGTGAGCGAAGCAGAGGTGCGTGGTCTGGCCCGTACGATGACGCTCAAGTGCGGCTTCTTAAGACAACCACAAGGTGGCGCGAAGGCAGGCGTGCGTTTCAACCCTGAGGCCCCGCTCGCAGAACGCCGGCAGCACTTGGAAGCGTTTGGGAGGGCGATCGCTCCGCTTCTGATCAACCGCATCTTTATCCCTGGCCCTGATATGGGTACAAATGACACAGACATCCGCGCGATGCTCGATGCGGTTGGAGTGAAGCTCAAGTGGCGGGAATTGCGCGATACGCAATCGGGGCAGTATACGGCAGTGACGGTGTTCATCAGTGCCAAACGTGCGATTCAGCATCTCGGCTTGACGCTCCCTCGCTGTACGGTAGCCATTGAAGGCTTCGGCAAGGTGGGGAGCGCGTTGGCCAGCCTGTTGGACGAAGCCAATGCCAAGGTGGTGGCAATCTCCACCGAGAGGGGAGCGATTACGAACCCGCATGGTCTGAATGTGAAACAGCTCAACCAGCTCGCCGATCGGCACGGCAGCCGCGTCGTAGATTATTATCCAGATGCCGGACGTATTTCCTGCGCCCAATTATTTGAGTTGCCCGTGGATCTGCTCTGCCCTTGTGCGACTCATCATAGTCTCCATGCTGACAATGCTCCTCGAGTGCTCGCGCGTCTCATCTGCCCCGGAGCCAACAACCCAGTGACGGCCGAAGCCGAGAAAATTCTTTTTGAACGAGGCCTGGTGTATCTTCCCGATTTCGTCGCCAACTGTGGCGGGATACTCGGTAGTACGATGGCCTTCGCCTCGATGAAACGGGAGAAGATCGTCTCGACCATGGATCTTTATTTCGGCGATCGAGTCGTCTGGTTGCTGAAGGAGGCGAGGCTCCGACAGGTATCGCCGCGCGAAATTGCCGAACCGTTTGCGCGACAACGCTTTGAGGAGATTCAGCGAACCGCTGCCCATCCGTCGCTGCGCGGAAAGCTCGTCGCCGCCGGGGTAGAGCTCTATACTCGGGGTTGGGTCCCTGGTGCTCTTGTAGCGGCTCTGGCGCAACCATATTTTGCAAAGAGGTTGGCTTGA
- a CDS encoding glycosyltransferase codes for MDDRQVSTGDMDQEKTPLLSVILATPAGYSTIRKAVSHLRSQTARSSLELVVVAPSKELLDQEVDQLDGFACYQVVEIKRFQSIGQANAAGIRQARAPIVALAEDHCFPDPQWAENLLSAHQGPWVAVGPGVRNANPNTAVSWADLFIGYGPWLTPAPSREAEFLPGHNTSYKREILLGYGDQLDAMMEAETVLHWDLRGKGHQLYMESTASVAHTNFSLWSSWVPAQFYNGRLFAGARARQKPLPWRFMFALGSPLIPIVRLWRIWTGLPSQELKFQFLSCLPALIIGLAVDGMGQMFGYALGTGNALDKVARFEVDRFKHIREQDRLEILGF; via the coding sequence GTGGACGATCGACAAGTTTCTACAGGTGATATGGACCAGGAAAAGACTCCGCTTCTTTCCGTGATTCTGGCAACTCCAGCGGGGTACAGCACCATCCGAAAAGCCGTTTCGCACCTTCGGTCTCAAACCGCCCGCTCGTCATTGGAATTAGTGGTTGTGGCGCCTTCGAAGGAACTGTTGGACCAGGAGGTGGATCAATTGGACGGGTTTGCCTGTTATCAGGTGGTCGAGATCAAGAGATTCCAGTCCATCGGACAGGCAAACGCTGCGGGAATACGTCAAGCGAGAGCCCCCATTGTGGCATTGGCTGAGGACCATTGTTTCCCTGATCCGCAATGGGCAGAGAACCTTCTTTCCGCGCATCAGGGTCCATGGGTTGCCGTGGGACCCGGCGTCAGAAATGCCAATCCCAATACGGCCGTGAGTTGGGCGGATCTGTTCATTGGCTATGGTCCCTGGCTGACACCTGCTCCGTCCAGGGAAGCGGAATTTTTGCCAGGGCATAATACCAGTTACAAACGAGAGATTTTGCTCGGCTATGGGGATCAACTGGATGCCATGATGGAGGCCGAAACCGTCCTCCACTGGGATCTTCGTGGAAAGGGGCATCAATTGTATATGGAGTCGACAGCGAGTGTCGCCCATACAAATTTTTCTCTATGGTCCTCCTGGGTGCCAGCCCAGTTCTATAACGGCCGTCTCTTCGCCGGAGCCAGAGCCCGGCAAAAGCCTCTGCCATGGCGCTTCATGTTTGCTCTTGGGTCGCCTCTTATTCCAATTGTCCGGCTGTGGCGCATTTGGACGGGACTCCCTTCTCAGGAATTAAAATTTCAATTTTTGTCCTGTCTGCCTGCCTTGATAATTGGTTTGGCGGTTGATGGCATGGGCCAAATGTTTGGCTATGCGTTAGGGACAGGGAATGCCCTGGACAAGGTAGCCAGGTTTGAGGTTGATCGGTTCAAACACATTCGAGAGCAGGATCGTTTGGAAATACTGGGTTTTTAA
- a CDS encoding Gfo/Idh/MocA family oxidoreductase, with product MKSDEKQPVRIGMVGCGRATTVLHLPALQFVPGAKVVALADPNPEALHRASLQLAVEQCVSDYRALLENRTIEAIAICAPVEFHVEIALAALDAGKHLFIEKPLSLTLEECDRLIERAAGLPFQIMLGFNTRWHRLTRQARTLFQQGAVGPLEIVRSNLLTNYNQDLPDWRKRRISGGGVLLEMAMHHFDLWKYVLDEEVEEISAHSRSGTWEDESATVTARLGCGALASATFSECATQTNGMEIYGRDGSLGIDFYRFDGLQTSTTSENSGNIQARIRGLRKFVNELPEAIATNRQGGEWRRSYIEEWRHFIGSVRAGGRIECGLEDGRRALAVALAALESAATGKAVTVAKR from the coding sequence ATGAAATCTGATGAAAAGCAGCCCGTCAGAATAGGAATGGTCGGTTGTGGGCGGGCCACGACGGTGCTTCACCTGCCGGCATTACAATTTGTACCTGGTGCAAAGGTGGTGGCTTTGGCCGATCCCAATCCAGAGGCACTTCACCGCGCCTCCCTCCAACTCGCGGTAGAACAGTGTGTTTCTGACTATCGAGCCTTGCTTGAGAACCGGACAATTGAGGCGATCGCCATTTGTGCCCCGGTGGAGTTCCATGTGGAGATCGCCCTGGCAGCATTGGATGCTGGCAAGCACCTCTTTATCGAGAAGCCACTGAGCTTGACCCTTGAGGAATGTGATCGACTTATTGAGCGGGCTGCCGGGTTACCTTTTCAAATCATGTTGGGCTTTAACACTCGTTGGCATCGATTAACCCGACAGGCCAGGACTTTGTTTCAGCAAGGTGCTGTTGGGCCCCTTGAAATTGTTCGCAGCAATCTGTTGACGAATTACAATCAAGATCTCCCCGATTGGAGAAAGAGACGAATCTCAGGCGGGGGGGTTCTGCTTGAAATGGCGATGCACCATTTCGATCTCTGGAAGTATGTATTAGATGAGGAGGTGGAGGAAATCAGTGCACACAGTCGGTCGGGAACCTGGGAGGATGAGTCGGCGACGGTTACCGCTCGCCTGGGTTGCGGCGCCCTTGCTTCGGCGACATTCTCCGAATGTGCAACTCAAACGAACGGTATGGAGATTTATGGACGAGATGGATCGCTCGGGATTGACTTTTATCGTTTTGACGGGTTGCAAACTTCCACCACATCCGAAAATTCGGGGAATATCCAAGCACGAATCAGAGGTTTGAGGAAATTTGTCAACGAACTCCCCGAGGCGATCGCCACGAATCGGCAGGGCGGAGAATGGCGCCGGTCTTACATAGAAGAATGGCGGCATTTTATCGGCTCAGTCCGTGCGGGTGGCCGGATTGAATGCGGTTTAGAAGATGGACGGCGTGCCCTGGCTGTTGCCTTAGCCGCGTTGGAGTCTGCAGCCACGGGAAAAGCGGTGACGGTAGCCAAGAGATAG
- a CDS encoding glycosyltransferase family 1 protein, translated as MIASKPPVARKLAITFCYRGFATKFGSPPRAVVSILERAGHQVRQIKDGPLNLAADSVVWIWGNTNWYAGLFAQLTAINQAQRPLVILWHTEPLPPPSAAGLPWPRLNWWETAKFILRRSEATDVYTNYLVLRRWVRNRLPDILVAATLGRKDFLSEQGIESDWVPLGYEPSCGQDLNLTRDIDVLFLGAQDVPRRNRLLERLRKCGIRIHVVGGYASPGCWGKDRTELLNRTKILLNLSRTPGEFPDLRLILGMANKALVVSEPIYRPDPFVPGQHFISASIEEMPERIRYYLTHDEVRASISERAYGLITQEVTMERSVNQIVDLISNFTAYS; from the coding sequence ATGATTGCTTCGAAACCACCGGTCGCCCGGAAACTTGCCATCACGTTCTGCTATCGGGGTTTTGCTACAAAATTCGGATCTCCCCCTCGTGCAGTGGTTTCGATTCTTGAAAGGGCCGGACATCAGGTAAGGCAGATTAAGGATGGGCCATTGAACCTTGCAGCCGATAGTGTCGTTTGGATCTGGGGAAATACGAATTGGTATGCTGGACTCTTTGCGCAACTCACCGCCATCAACCAAGCGCAAAGGCCTCTGGTCATACTCTGGCACACGGAACCTCTCCCGCCTCCCAGCGCGGCTGGCTTGCCATGGCCGCGATTGAACTGGTGGGAAACGGCAAAGTTCATACTTCGCAGGTCCGAAGCGACGGATGTCTACACGAATTATCTTGTGTTGCGTCGTTGGGTGAGGAATAGGCTACCGGATATTCTTGTGGCTGCTACATTAGGACGCAAGGACTTTCTTTCTGAGCAAGGTATCGAGTCCGATTGGGTTCCACTAGGATACGAGCCTTCATGTGGACAAGACTTGAATTTGACCAGGGATATCGACGTGCTGTTCCTCGGAGCCCAGGATGTCCCCCGGCGGAATCGTCTCTTGGAGCGCCTGCGGAAATGTGGAATTCGAATACATGTGGTTGGAGGTTATGCGAGTCCAGGTTGTTGGGGGAAGGATAGGACGGAATTACTAAATCGGACGAAAATACTTCTCAACCTGTCCAGAACACCTGGAGAGTTTCCGGATCTCCGATTGATCCTGGGGATGGCAAACAAGGCTCTGGTTGTATCCGAACCGATATACCGCCCAGACCCTTTTGTGCCAGGACAGCATTTTATCAGCGCCTCGATAGAGGAGATGCCCGAAAGGATTCGGTACTATCTGACTCATGATGAGGTGCGTGCTTCAATTAGCGAACGGGCTTATGGACTGATCACTCAGGAGGTGACCATGGAACGATCGGTAAACCAGATCGTTGATCTCATATCCAATTTCACCGCGTACTCATGA
- a CDS encoding glycosyltransferase, which produces MKTAEPIFSIVIPTYNRPKRLAACIQACSRLDYPHDRFEVIVVDDGSPAPVEVLRSDETNLPNILCLRQFNTGPASARNMGAQHARGDILAFTDDDCVPTQQWLRELAQSFHDVPAGLVGGRTVNGLIDNIYSTASQMIVDEAYAFFLSRDSDLRFFASNNMAVATRLFHKMGGFDSSFRTSEDREFCDRWIRQGYPLVYTTKAIVHHYHQLTLTAFCRQHFSYGRGAFQFHRTRARCGRSLSKPDPRFYASVFRRALSWKPFRMAGLLGLWQMANLAGFLWQAAQHTPVSTNGDSCE; this is translated from the coding sequence ATGAAGACCGCTGAACCTATTTTTTCGATCGTGATTCCGACCTACAATAGGCCGAAGCGACTTGCTGCCTGTATACAGGCCTGTTCCCGACTCGACTATCCACATGACCGGTTCGAGGTCATTGTCGTTGATGATGGGAGCCCGGCTCCCGTTGAAGTGCTAAGGAGTGATGAGACCAATCTTCCGAATATCCTCTGTCTGCGTCAATTCAATACCGGTCCGGCTTCAGCTCGCAATATGGGGGCGCAACATGCACGGGGGGACATTCTGGCTTTTACTGACGATGACTGTGTCCCGACGCAACAGTGGTTACGGGAGCTTGCCCAATCATTCCATGATGTTCCAGCAGGACTTGTTGGTGGGCGGACTGTGAATGGGCTGATCGACAATATCTATTCAACCGCCAGCCAAATGATCGTCGATGAGGCCTATGCGTTTTTTCTTAGCCGTGATAGTGATCTCAGGTTTTTCGCGTCGAATAATATGGCAGTTGCTACCAGGCTTTTTCATAAAATGGGAGGATTCGATTCATCTTTCCGTACTTCGGAAGATCGCGAATTTTGTGACCGGTGGATACGGCAAGGATATCCCCTTGTGTATACTACTAAGGCCATTGTCCATCATTATCACCAACTCACCTTGACAGCATTTTGTCGACAACACTTCAGCTATGGGCGTGGGGCATTTCAGTTTCATCGTACGCGGGCACGATGCGGACGCAGTCTTTCGAAGCCTGATCCACGGTTTTATGCCTCGGTATTCCGCCGTGCCCTCTCATGGAAGCCATTCCGCATGGCCGGTTTGTTAGGGTTGTGGCAGATGGCGAATCTGGCAGGATTTTTATGGCAAGCCGCTCAGCATACACCTGTATCGACCAACGGTGACTCTTGTGAGTAA